From Patagioenas fasciata isolate bPatFas1 chromosome 15, bPatFas1.hap1, whole genome shotgun sequence, a single genomic window includes:
- the CFAP70 gene encoding cilia- and flagella-associated protein 70 isoform X3, whose amino-acid sequence MEVPAGLPARKDSSALSAAAALPSESQPTPAKPVQVTVLEAQNLKSIKSDVSVTLVRVEYNGAVLGDSCQTQVLPDGTANYNFMTSFECSPSGPNSLDDIVQKLVLLTVIEVQKEKKQKEKTVPLGQAVVDLLPLLQGQCSFKVSAPLYAVPASPLESLQLEAKGSLEVTVCTEEPLLSAAQLSDGNLLSVTLEAAYSVPEAFAAAGPLQNFMACLQVPAAREKEFPLLFMNGILKPAGEKEPLPRPKKWPLGNIMAPGALSIPNSFIVGGPYEDEDGELNKREDMEFRIQAESTKRVVWDVERRCYLDPAAVVTLQKRIAECRYWPMEVCRVSVGSPSKGKTSKADKGDEDKQISFHGVAYVDMVPLLCPGVKQIRGAFRVFAYHSSKVFEKTKSQHSVFRDLRKLSLSKEGLWTPGINSPLSRAFHSKIQKEDKITKDPTRRMSNLPKIPLSDAIAETEDVTSLSLDGQQYTEAETFLVMEIKLDKALVPKRSREELTSRVSQMIPPRPPLPARTEGAKKAVEYYHSHVTSIAIAILSEYHELFGKQLPDRGVIDPQTLQEQKRQLNLELNRSGKYFAFKEQLKYAVVKIVREKYLKTTAFETQEQLQAFLSELYVYLVDQMHVALNQLLFEESAPPAPPPRMTEDQLWLFAREAEVNKDYKLAALYHQQRVAQDQCNIQYRLDYGIFCLLLEERMKAQECFREALSLDPHHVQSLLLCGIVAVMLQHCEEAEIFFEDACCLEPSSVVAWTLSGLFYELQDKNIQAEMAFREAKKLLQAQLAKESSIPEAAERGGEKPISAADVKSPSPSPEEHSPEGIPNGSADKLPETAQPAQDCTAPKEEATTPEAAPKGSQPLLLLQEKKPILGPMETRFFAAPSPGSGLSQPPCTIFMKTVEFLMKVNAVQFVHRALAHELLNLQGGPSCAYYLALAQTYLLKEDFSRCEECLCEAININYLNPNVWAQKGHLCYLKGNFREAKECYERAIGFVEDAADMHFIYLRLGSIYLEEKEYGQAKQTYLLACKNSASCLTWLGVGIACYRLEEMVEAEDALSEANALNNTNAEVWGYLALICLQGGREREAEQCYKYSVKLGLRNDALLREIRAAQQRLGFGDPAL is encoded by the exons ATGGAGGTCCCTGCGGGGCTGCCTGCCAGAAAGGACTCCTCTGCCTTAAGCGCTGCTGCAGCTCTTCCCAGCGAGTCACAACCAACACCAGCAAAACCAGTACAGGTCACAGTACTGGAGGCGCAGAACCTG AAAAGTATCAAAAGTGATGTGTCAGTGACTTTGGTGCGTGTGGAGTACAACGGAGCAGTGTTGGGAGACTCCTGCCAGACTCAAGTCTTGCCAGACGGGACAGCAAACTATAATTTCATGACCAGCTTTGAGTGCAGCCCCAGTGGGCCCAACTCCTTGGACGACATTGTGCAAAAACTTGTGCTCT TGACAGTGATAGAAGtgcaaaaggagaagaaacagaaggagaAGACTGTGCCTCTTGGCCAAGCTGTGGTGGACCTTCTACCTCTGCTGCAAG GACAGTGTTCATTTAAGGTCTCGGCTCCTTTGTATGCAGTGCCTGCCTCTCCGTTAGAGAGCCTTCAGCTGGAGGCCAAG GGTAGCCTTGAAGTGACAGTGTGCACCGAAGAGCCTCTGCTTTCTGCAGCGCAGCTTTCAGATGGGAACCTCCTGAGCGTCACGCTGGAGGCTGCTTATTCTGTCCCTGAAGCATTTGCTGCTGCTGGACCCTTACAGAACTTCATGGCTTGCTTGCAAGTGCCAGCAGCCAGGGAG AAAGAATTCCCCTTGCTCTTCATGAACGGCATCTTGAAGCCTGCTGGTGAAAAAGAGCCGTTGCCCCGACCCAAAAAATGGCCCCTTGGTAATATCATGGCCCCTGGTGCTCTGAGCATACCCAACTCCTTCATCGTTGGTGGTCCctatgaggatgaggatggagagCTCAACAAAAGAGAG GACATGGAATTCAGGATCCAAGCAGAGAGCACGAAGAGAGTTGTATGGGATGTGGAAAGACGCTGTTACCTGGATCCCGCTGCAGTGGTCAC cctgcagaagcgCATTGCAGAGTGCCGGTACTGGCCCATGGAGGTCTGCAGGGTGTCTGTGGGCTCACCCAGCAAGGGGAAAACTAGCAAAGCTGACAAG GGAGATGAGGACAAGCAGATTTCCTTCCATGGTGTGGCATATGTCGACATGGTGCCTTTGCTGTGCCCTGGTGTGAAGCAGATCCGAGGTGCCTTTCGTGTCTTTGCCTACCACAGCAGCAAGGTGTTTGAGAAG ACCAAAAGTCAGCACAGTGTTTTCCGGGATCTCAGGAAGCTCAGTCTGAGTAAGGAAGGGTTGTGGACCCCAGGAATCAATTCTCCCCTTTCCAGAGCTTTTCACAGCAAGATTCAGAAGGAAGACAAAATCACCAAAGATCCCACCAGAAGG ATGTCCAACCTGCCCAAAATCCCGTTGTCAGATGCCATTGCAGAAACTGAAGACGTCACATCTCTCAGCCTTGATGGACAG CAATACACTGAAGCAGAAACGTTCCTGGTGATGGAGATAAAGCTGGACAAGGCCTTGGTACCAAAGCGATCACGAGAGGAGCTCACCAGCCG GGTCAGCCAGATGATTCCTCCTCGCCCTCCGCTGCCTGCTCGGACTGAAGGAGCCAAGAAG gCTGTGGAATATTATCACAGCCATGTCACAAGCATTGCCATTGCCATCCTAAGTGAATACCATGAGCTCTTTGGGAAGCAGCTGCCTGACCGGGGAGTGAtagacccccaaaccctgcaggaacAGAAGCGTCAGCTCAACTTAGAGCTCAATAGGTCtgggaaatattttgcttttaaggaACAGCTAAAG TATGCTGTAGTGAAGATTGTGAGGGAGAAATACCTGAAAACCACAGCGTTTGAGACCCAGGAGCAATTACAGGCATTTCTCAGTGAGCTCTATGTGTACCTCGTGGACCAGATGCATGTTGCCCTGAACCAG CTACTCTTTGAGGAatctgctcctcctgcccctcctccccgCATGACCGAGGATCAGCTTTGGCTCTTTGCTCGCGAAGCTGAAGTCAACAAGGACTACAAGCTGGCAGCTCTCTAccaccagcag AGAGTAGCTCAGGACCAGTGCAACATCCAGTACCGGCTGGACTATGGGATTTTCTGCCTCCTGCTCGAGGAAAGAATGAAAGCCCAGGAGTGCTTCAGGGAGGCTCTTTCTCTGGATCCCCACCACGTCCAAAG CTTGCTGCTCTGTGGGATTGTGGCAGTCATGCTGCAGCACTGTGAGGAGGCAGAGATTTTCTTTGAGGATGCCTGCTGCTTGGAGCCATCCAGCGTTGTAGCCTGGACGCTTTCAG GTTTGTTTTATGAGCTGCAGGATAAAAATATTCAGGCAGAGATGGCCTTCCGTGAGGCAAAGAAGCTACTGCAAGCACAGCTTGCCAAGGAGAGCAGCATccctgaggctgctgagagaggaggggaaaagcccatttctgctgcagatgtgAAGTCTCCCAGCCCAAGTCCAGAAGAGCACTCACCAG AGGGGATTCCAAATGGCTCAGCTGACAAACTGCCAGAGACAGCACAGCCTGCCCAGGACTGCACAGCACCCAAGGAAGAGGCTACGACACCGGAGGCAGCCCCAAAAG GGTCTCAGCCCCTGCtcttgcttcaggaaaaaaagccaaTTTTGGGACCGATGGAGACACGTTTTTTTGCAGCACCATCCCCTGGTTCAGGACTTAGCCAACCTCCCTGCACAATCTTCATGAAGACAGTGGAATTCCTGATGAAAGTCAATGCTGTCCAG TTTGTTCACAGGGCGCTTGCCCACGAGCTGCTGAACCTCCAGGGTGGTCCCTCCTGTGCTTACTACCTGGCGCTGGCCCAGACTTACTTGCTGAAGGAAGATTTCTCCAGATGTGAAGAATGTCTCTGTGAGGCCATTAACATCAACTACCTG AATCCAAATGTCTGGGCTCAGAAAGGGCACCTGTGCTACCTGAAAGGGAACTTTCGTGAGGCAAAGGAGTGCTACGAGCGAGCCATCGGTTTTGTAGAGGATGCTGCGGATATGCACTTCATCTACCTGCGCCTGGGCTCCATTTACCTGGAAGAGAAAGAG TATGGCCAAGCGAAGCAGACCTACCTGCTCGCCTGCAAGAACTCTGCGTCCTGTCTCACCTGGCTGGGGGTGGGAATCGCCTGCTACAGG CTGGAAGAGATGGTGGAGGCAGAGGATGCTCTCTCAGAAGCCAATGCCCTAAATAACACCAACGCTGAAGTGTGGGGATATCTTGCCCTCATCTGCCTACAG GGAGGCCGGGAGCGGGAGGCTGAGCAGTGCTACAAGTACAGCGTCAAG CTGGGCCTGAGGAACGACGCGTTGCTGCGGGAGATCCGCGCCGCCCAGCAGCGACTCGGCTTCGGCGACCCGGCCCTCTGA